The following DNA comes from Quercus robur chromosome 1, dhQueRobu3.1, whole genome shotgun sequence.
ttgattttacattaatttattactaagtgcggaatagtgtaaatgtgAGCGGATAAaaaaacaagctactctaacatatattcatataatcacagcagtaaaatgaaatgtaaaagagtagggaagaagaatacAAATACAGATAACACGccaatgtgttatcaaagaggaaaccgaggaactcggtgaaaaaactctctgccgccctccaagcggtaatcgatccactagacaatcagttgggatacatgagttagcaaaagaccctccaagcctaatctacctactGTACCttagccctccaagctcctactctaacaaggcttctcgaaaccgtgtcttgtctagctctccgaatcccgcaacaagctccatgttgcatctgccatccttggcttcttccaatgcttcccagtagcaccaaaacctcactagacactctaaaagggtgtggtaagtgtttgggctatcaacctctcaatggtatggaattgaagaggtaggagttgagaaaatccacaagcttatgtgtagagatatatgggtatgataatctctaactcttaaggTGTTTGACTAGGGTTTCTCTTAGAAGCACTCcttaacatttgtgggtaatgagggtataaatagtgtgggtacagaaagtgcgTATCAGATAGTACAGACTAGCAAAACATAATGTCTCGTGGGTGTCtcgtgggaaggccttactcgTGAGATACTCGTGAGACACAGCTGTCCCCATCCTGtactgactcttcacattccagtcatgtgcaaggcatatgcttcacttcgcgggaagCTTAGTCGCAAGATTACCACGAGAAATCTTCtggcttcaattgcttgagtcttcacactctctctctctctctaacacacaactcttacaatcaaatcccacaataaatatagggtacaaaagattgaatataattacaatcaaatttggcatggaataaaagccaacaaaatacatatttgtaaatcacaactttacaacatCTATACCCCAAATCGAGAATGGACATGAAGAAGTCATGCTATACAACTCACTAGGTGGTACATGGTTCAAGTTGGCGTGTGTTTGACAATCATGGCAACTTTTCACATAGTCCACACAATCGGTCTCCATCGTATTCCAATAGTACCCCATCCTTAGGATTTTCTTGGTTAACATTTTCCCATTTGTATGAGGGCCACAAATCCCTTGATAAGCTTCTTCCATTACCTTCTcggtttcttccttcttcaagcAACGAAGGTATATACCAATCGTAGGACCTTCTATAGAGTTTTCCTCCAAATAGGATGTATTGTATTGCCATCATCCTAATGGAGCACGTTCTTTCTTGTTGGCACCATCGAAATATGCCCCTAGTTCCAAGAACCTTATGATGTCATAGTACCACAGAACTTCCTCTTCCTCTATGGTCATTACTGAAGTTTCGATATTCCCTTTGTGCACTTCCTTATAACTTTGCTCAATCTCCGAGGGTCATGTCCATACTGCCTTAGGTATTTTAACCATGGAGGCTAAGGTAGCTAAGGCATCCACAAATTGATTTTGAGCTCTAGGGATGATTGTGTACTCAATCTTGTCAAAGGTCTTAGTCAAGTCCTCCAAGTATTGTTGATAAGGCTTCAAGTGTTCCTCCTTCACCTTCCACAACTTCTATGCTTGGGCTATAACCAAAGTTGAATCTCCAAAGATTTTGGCCTCTTTTATCCTCAATTCTTGAAAAGCTTCCATCCCGACAATATAAGCCTCATATTCAGCCATGTTATTAGTTGCTTCAAAGTTCAATTTGATTGCCAAAGGTATGTGAGATCTCTCAAGAGTGATCAAGAGTATTCCTATCCTATTTCCATATTGATTTATGGCTCCGTCAAAGTACATCTTCCATGCCCCTAACTCAAATGTCCTTATCTGGAAAGTCTTCTTTACCATCTTGCCCCTCTATAGGATTCTCAGCACAAAAATCTGCACGACGCTacctttgatagtttttttagCCACATACTTCAAATCAAATTCTACCAATAAGATCAACCATCTTGACAATCTTCCACTCAAAGCAGGCTTCTCAAAGAAATACTTCAATGGGTCCATTTTTGCTACCACCCATATTTGGAAAGGTAAGATGATATGTCTCAACTTCTATACGAACCAAACAAGTGCAAAGCATGAATTTTCTATGGGAGTGTACCTAGTCTCATAATCAAGGAGCCTCGCTCAAGTAGTATATGGCCCTCTCATTTTTGTCATCGTTTTCTTGTGTAAGCATATTTCCAACCGCACCCCCTATGATAGAGAGGTATAGGAGTAAGGGTTTTCCATGTTATGGAGGCACTAGGATAGGTGGGTGGAGGAGATATTCCTTGAAAAATTCAAAGGATTTTTGGTACTCATCATTCCATGTATGTGGTTCATTCTTCCGTAGGAGTTTGAGGATGGGCTCACAAGTGGAGGTAAGCTTGGCAATGAATCGACTAATGTATTTTAATCAACCCAAGAAATCCCTTATCTCTTTCTCACTTCTGGGTGAAGGCATCTCCAATATGGTTTTGATCTTGGATGGGTCAACTTCTATCCCTCTATCACTCACTAGGAAGCCTAGCAATTTTCCTGCGATTACTCTGAAGGTACATTTTTATGGGTTCAACTTAGCTTATACTCTTTAATCCTCTTGAAGAACTTCCTCAAGTTTACGGTGTGGCTTTCTCTATCCTTGGATTTCACTATCATATCATCGACATACACCTCCACCTCattatgcatcatatcatgtaaaagtgttgtagccatcctttggtaggttgccCCAGCATTCTTGAGGCCAAACAACATCACTGTGTAATAATAGATTCCCCATTTGGTAGTGAAAGTGGTTTTGGTTATATCTTTGGgagccatcttgatttggttgtaccccgaGAAACCATCAATGAAAGATATCGAGGCACTTCCCACCGTGTTATTCACCAAGACATTAATGTGAGGGGGAGGAAAGTCATCCTTaggcatgccttgttcaagtcccaaaaatccacacacatcctcACCTTCCCATCCTTCTTAGGTACGAGCACAACATTGGCTATCCATTCAGCTTAGTGTACTGGTTTGATGAACCTTACCTTTAATTGCTTAGTGACTTCCTCCTTGATTTTTAAGAGACATTCGGTCCTCACTCTTCTCAACTTTGGTTTGATGGGTACCATGTGATCATGAGTATCAATGTGATGTTGAGCTATCTCGAGGTCAATTCTGAGCATATCTTCATAGGACCATGCAAAAACCTATTGAAATTCCGTGAAGAGTTCTTgaagatcttttctttctttttcatttagagttgaaccaattttaattaaacgtGGATTCTCATGCCCAAATTAATAGTTTCAAAAGTTGGTTTcataggttcaattttcttttccaattgtttattaatttcattttcaaattcattttgaaagctcgaaatgtgtgaaaatactaGAGctcgtttagacccccaattcaaattatggCTTGGTTGTTTTTACATTACCTTAAtactaagtgtggaatagtgTAAACGCAAACAAACATGCAAaagagctactctaatccatatttaaaacaacacagtagtaaaataaaatgaacaagagtaggcaagagagatgcaaacacagataacaccaagacgtgttatcgaagaggaaaccgaagaactcagcgTAAAACCACTCCGCCGCTCTCCAAGtggaaatcgatccactagacaatcagttggaatacatgggtaagcaagagaccctccaagcctaatctaccctctatacctaagccctccaaactcctactccaacaaggcttctcggaaccatgtcttgtttagctctccggatcccgcaacaagctccatgttgcatctgccatctttggcttcttccaatgtttcccagcagcaccaaaacctcactggacactctcaaaaggtgtggtaactgtttgggctattgacctctcaatggtatgaaaatggagaggtaggagatgaggaaaatccacaaacaaaggtgtagagaattgttggattaacaatttctaactctcaagtgttttagctagggttttctctcagaagctctTTCTAGCATttatgggtaatgtgggtataaatagtgtaggcacagaaagtgtgtatcagaatGGACAAGCTGTCAGAATAGAATGTCTCGCTGGTGTCTCACGGGTGTCTTGCAGGAAGGCCTTACTCGCGAGATACTTGCGAGACACAGCTGTCTCTATCTggcctgactcttcgcattccagcaTGTGCAGGGCATATGAGTTACTTCGCGGGATGCTAAGTCGCAAGCTACCCACGTAAACACTTCATTCTTCATTAGCTTGAGTagtcacactctctctcactatcacacaacccttacaataaattcccacaaaaaatacagggtacaaaagattgaataaaattacaattaaatttggcacggaataaaagccaacacaATACGAATTTGTAAATCataactttacaatctccccctttggctattccatgacaaaacctcTAAcaatagactctagacttaaacatgagtttgggaacaaaggcaaaactcactcacatctaatctagaagttgtgaagcacttgcagtttatacctgtaacctgaaacactcgcacataaacaaaactttcattaagcttatgacaagttgaacacAAGGTATGAACAAGAGCAAGCATAGTGTGATCAAGTATGTAAACAATAGATATCATGCAAACAAACACTTGATCAAATAAGGGCAGTCATCAAAGAATGACTCCAATGAACATATAACAAGTAAATGTTCATCCGGACATGTACAACAAAGCAATCACTTATGATTACTTGCATGTCCAATCACACAACCAATGTAAAATACACGGAGtatatatgcatctaggaacaatcctactaAGGGCACACGTGTGAAGTACTCAAGACATATTAGCAATATCTAGAAGTACACAGAGAATGCTACACAAGCATTGAGAAAGTCACAAACACAATGTACTGAATAAACACTGAAATTAACTAAAATGACATGTGCTGaggttttaaaacaaaacaatacaaGTATCAACATAAACTAGTAGttaaagaagcaaaaaaataacCCCAAATAAACCAATAACCAGTAAACCAATGCTCCCCCTAACACTGTGCAAGCTCTTCCTCAgctccccctcaaaattttctcccccttttggatcggaatggccaaagggctaGAATTGCTCTGACTCTGAATCCGATCCCCGTGCCagtttttgatgaaaaacacaaaaatgcattttgaacaaaaacaaacagcacgaaagtataaaatcactttcaaaaacaaataaaacactcaaaactttttttgggcttgatcatcaagtacttgagcatacacatcacatttgaacatgtaccaTCACACTTGAACATGTACcatcacacaaatgagatagGCATTCATGGAATcaaagtcttgtgtgttgtgggtgAATATCAAGTGTGAAATAGTCCTTAGACCagtgtgaagcttcaatgatcaattcaatcaagtcatacacaactagtactaagtcaagtgaccaatctcaattatagaaatgaacatatatgacctcccacaaattGATTACACaacttagaagcttttcatttggcttctgcatAAATCATGACATTTGATTCTTTTTGGAtaaatacatctctttttgagatcggtgcttgaaatttttgatatctCAACATTGAGGATTAGCCTTTAGCTTTTTGAGCATCATACATTTCAATAtaaaagtcgctttccctttttcctagttaaatactagtatgtgcgacaggcttttgcagctcaatatctctttttcaCTTTGAGACTTACATTTGGAGAGctcaattgcaaaaaaaaaaaaaaaacgtgggaagagatataggcacaagtctatgcaagtatcaagatcatcaagacaattgaccaatcattcatgacaaacttgaagatctatttacaacaatcatgcatagttttcaagatttcttccacacaGATAGATGTGCATATagaaacaagctaagctcgaaaatgccctacgccattagtacgaaggtactaggccaaactcacatgtgatatacacaaagacaagcgatcaaactttttaaagatttttcaatttttatgggtttttgaattttgaacacactaaaaaacagagcaagaattgaaataacacaaaaaaaaaaaaaaaaaaaaaaaaaccttgtaaaAGAAGACATGctataaatagaaatcaatGCATCATATGATGCATGAAACTATGATCCTAAGCATTGGAAGTAGAGTACCCctcttcacccacacgtcacatGCGTTCAgggtgatatccctataggattgggtacgtgAATTGTGACCTTCAaacctgctgttgaagtttgccaaaCATGTGGTGAATGCctcaatcatcttcattacaTCCATCACACCAGAATCTTCATTTTGACTTCATGGTTGCCCAACAGTCCAATTCCTCCTATTatctcttggtcctcttgacctttgatccCTAGCATTATTCAATGCTCTCAGCTTATGACAATTTGGTCTTGTATGTCCTTGAAGTCCATAATGATGACATACATGGTTCATTCTCAGACTTCTTTGTGATTTCGGAGGTAATCTTCCTTTGGCTTCAGTTCTAACCACTGATTGGTTACAAGACTTGTTCAGCACCCGTTGGTCAGCCACATTCTTCTTCGTTTCATCCGTTACTTTCTCAGGAGTAGAGACAACAACCGGCTCtctggccttcacaaacttcacttctttggtgacattatCCGATGAGCTACTCCCTCCAGTATATCCTAACCCAGACTTGTCGGAGAAAtgtttttgagatgaaataacatcatctagcttcttcgTGGATACCCTCTCTATcttggcatttgcttgcacTACCTTTAGCTcaagaaatttgatttttgaataaGCTTCAGTCAGCTCACCATTCATCATTTCTATCTCACACCTGGCCTCCTTATACCGTGCTaaaagacttttatagtcctcctctgcctttttcatcttctttatgGCTGCCTTGGCTATCCTTGTATACTCTCTTGATTTCTCAAGGAGTGAGTTGTAGTTCTCTTGAAGGCCGGCTgcattttcatcttcttcaacattagattcttcaacaactcctattgattcttcatcactatgatCCCCAAGTTCTTGTACAAGCAAGTTCAAATCCTCTGAAGattcaacatgagcaatagtcataaatgtGGAGTAgctcccttctccatcacaactCTCTTCAGAGTCAGAATTTGAAGAATCCGAATCACTAAGTGTTGTGGCATACGCCTTGCCCTTTCCTCTTAGATAATTGGGACACTTCTTCTTGAGATGTCCATGGCCATTGCATTCATAACACACAATTCCATGAGGAGACTGGGAatcctttccttctttcttcttaaacTCCTTCCTGTCACCTTTGGGGGATGAGAACTTCCCTCCTCTGAACGGTTTCCCACTGTTCTTCATCTTCAGAAATTTCCGAAAGTTCTTTGCCAGAAATACTACATCCTTTTCCACTTCATCTTCTTCGAAGGAATCATTCATTCTTTCGGTGATGgttttaagagcaagagatttacttgTCTTATGAGAGGGCAGTCCAAGCTCATATGTTTGAAGAGATCCGATTAGctcttggattttgatctcaTTCAAGTCTTTACTCTCTTCTATAGTTGTAACTTTCGCTCGAAAGCTTTCCGGTAGGGACCTCAAAATTTTTCTCACCACCTTAGCATCCTCAATCTTCTCACCAAGATTGAGCTTCACAATCACAATTTCGTTGAACTTTCCATAGAATGAATCAAAGGACTCTTCATCTCCCATCTTAAGCTCTTAGAATTTGGTGGTTAACATCTAAAGCTTTGTGTCCTTAActttctttgttccttcataggtggtctccaatatctcccaaaCTTCCTTGGCTACTGTTATGTGAGAAATCTTGTGGAACTCATATGGAGAAACACCACAAAATATAGCATTCaatgctttactgttagcattagttGCCTCAGGTGCTGCTTTATCCCAAGTGGATTTTGCAGCCTCGAGCCTAGTCCAACCTACTTCTACGGCATCCCAAACAGTATCATCTATTGAACACAGAAATGCCCTCATCCTAACTTTCCAAAAAGCGTAGTTACTACCATCAAAGAATGGTGGAACATTCAAAGATTGAGACCGGTCCATCTTAAAACGGGGTCAAGGAACACActcaggtatttaaaccacagcGAGCgtacccgctttgataccaattgaaagctcgaaatgtgtgaaaacactagagctcgtttagacccccaattcaaattacggcttggttgTTTTTACACtgacttaatactaagtgcgaaatagtgtaaacgcaagcaaacatgcaagagagctactctaatccatatttaaagcaacacagcagtaaaataaaatgaacaagagtagggaagagagatgtaaacacagataacaccgagacgtgttatcgaagaggaaaccgaagaattcagcgaaaaacctcttcgccgctctccaagcggaaatcgatccactagacaatcagttgggatatatgggtaagcaagagaccctccaagcctaatctaccctctgtacctaagctctccaagctcctactccaataagGCTTCTCaaaaccgtgtcttgtctagctctccggatcccgcaacaagctccatgttgcatctgccatctttggcttcttccaatgtttcccagcagcaccaaaacctcactggacactctcaaaaggtgtggtaagtgtttgggctattgacctctcaatggtatggaaatggagaggtaggagatgaggaaaatccacaaacaaaggtgtagagaattgttggattaacaatttctaactctcaagtgttttagctagggttttctctcagaagctctCTCTagcatttgtgggtaatgtgagTATAAATAATGTAggcacagaaagtgtgtatcataATGGACAGGCTGGAAGAACTGAatgtctcgcgggtgtctcgcgggaaggccttacccacgagatactcgcgagacaTAGCTGTCTCCATTTggcctgactcttcgcattccagtatgtgcagggcacatgagTTACTTCGCGGGATGCTAAGTCGCGAGCTACTCGCGAAAACACTTCATTCTTCattagcttgagtcttcacactctctctcactatcacacaacccttacaataaattcccacaacaaatacagggtacaaaagattgaataaaattacaatcaaatttggcacagaataaaagccaacacaatacaaatttgtaaatcacaactttacacattTGAATCATTTAAGTACAGAATTTCAATGTTATGGGACATTTCAAAGTAAGCTAAATCAGAATTtatcttattgaaaatattgaaaagtacATTGGAACTTGCATTACAAAAATTTTTCCCCATGTTTTcagaaaacccaacccaagtccAATTATTAATGGGCCCCCACAGTAGGTGTGATGAATTTGGAAGGATCACTTGGCTCTTCATTAGTGATGGCAAACATGTCCTCACTTGTCTTCATCATGGTCTTCATTGCTTTAGCATCCATGTAGTTCACCCAATCGACCTCTTCTTGTACCTCTTTGATACTGCGGTAGGCTTCTCCTTAAAGGTGAGCTTTTCATTAAAGAACATTTCCCAACCTAGATACACCTTTCCATCCTTACCTACCCAAGGTTTAGGGAAGCCACAATAAGGGAAGTTTTCCCCTTCCTTCACAAAGTTTCCATTAAGGGTGCCAAGGTTTTTCTTGATTTCGTCACAGCCTTCAAAGAACCCTAAACCTTCACTAGTCACTTGAATCTTGAC
Coding sequences within:
- the LOC126710249 gene encoding uncharacterized protein LOC126710249 gives rise to the protein MGDEESFDSFYGKFNEIVIVKLNLGEKIEDAKVVRKILRSLPESFRAKVTTIEESKDLNEIKIQELIGSLQTYELGLPSHKTSKSLALKTITERMNDSFEEDEVEKDVVFLAKNFRKFLKMKNSGKPFRGGKFSSPKGDRKEFKKKEGKDSQSPHGIVCYECNGHGHLKKKCPNYLRGKGKAYATTLSDSDSSNSDSEESCDGEGSYSTFMTIAHVESSEDLNLLVQELGDHTGLQENYNSLLEKSREYTRIAKAAIKKMKKAEEDYKSLLARYKEARCEIEMMNGELTEAYSKIKFLELKVVQANAKIERVSTKKLDDVISSQKHFSDKSGLGYTGGSSSSDNVTKEVKFVKAREPVVVSTPEKVTDETKKNVADQRVLNKSCNQSVVRTEAKGRLPPKSQRSLRMNHVCHHYGLQGHTRPNCHKLRALNNARDQRSRGPRDNRRNWTVGQP